A window of Planctomycetaceae bacterium contains these coding sequences:
- a CDS encoding sigma-70 family RNA polymerase sigma factor, which produces MTADSNAIETEHSEKARENLSEAFEDILRLYQADVRVLMRRHFGNSAEADEVAQEVFVQVYQSMAKFRQEGSLRAWVLAIARNQILLHFRNESRRRRLTGSVIPPELLEVEATTGDADPFQHESADAELSALQDCLQRLDNQPRALVEAFYFLGQSAESIAEETEKNAGAIRMMLMRIRKQLGKCIRSKLSLRNGETHD; this is translated from the coding sequence TTGACCGCTGACAGCAACGCGATCGAAACCGAACACTCAGAAAAGGCTCGCGAGAACCTCAGCGAAGCCTTCGAAGACATTTTGCGCCTGTATCAGGCTGATGTTCGTGTGTTGATGCGGCGGCACTTCGGCAATTCCGCAGAAGCCGATGAGGTGGCTCAGGAGGTGTTTGTGCAGGTGTATCAGAGCATGGCCAAATTCCGACAGGAAGGGAGCCTTCGCGCCTGGGTTCTGGCGATCGCGAGGAATCAAATCCTGCTGCATTTTCGGAATGAATCCCGGCGCCGACGTCTGACGGGCAGCGTGATTCCGCCGGAACTACTGGAAGTCGAGGCCACAACGGGCGATGCCGATCCGTTTCAACACGAATCGGCGGACGCGGAACTCAGCGCACTTCAGGACTGCCTGCAGCGTCTCGACAACCAGCCGCGAGCTCTGGTGGAAGCCTTCTATTTTCTGGGACAGTCTGCGGAGTCAATTGCTGAAGAAACAGAAAAGAATGCAGGGGCCATCCGCATGATGCTAATGAGAATCAGAAAACAACTGGGCAAATGCATTCGAAGCAAGCTTAGCCTCAGGAACGGGGAAACTCATGACTGA